A stretch of Chloroflexota bacterium DNA encodes these proteins:
- a CDS encoding transglutaminase domain-containing protein yields MTSSFDQSGLRQRGIDWLPALLAIAVVLAPVYAVHDARWVEKTFVMFPLAILGLAIGAAACRTRAPGPVVLALGVLTGVAASFVVAAEVFPGPTELWPSFSQMSAGTWEWLQATVEGETPGPQPLLGAITTSVGFGSELWLRLLDWFEALVNLTPSADNEVFVFWMATSAWGMGYFAAWGILRRRSAALAALPAGITLAINTTYLGPVRMPFVVFVVALLLLMVLVNMRSLTRRWEARRTEYAPELQVNMAALSLVAIVLAVGISVVLPRATANPLATAFWNYLGEGWSDVEAATTRLFSGVSNPSSISAFSGQQSFSVGASLPFSRSALLIVRSTRPYYWRGSTYDRFLGDRWENTANKLTTLAPDERISEVVESAARVAVQANFEIYNSDSSILYIPGDAVSVNRPYLVQSPEHGELTEFSTIRATRRVGQRLAYSAESTISAATPDQLADSPSVYPGWIDRYLQIPDVSPRVRELANRFGASGQNNFDTAQGIEFFLRRYPFAIDLPPPSLGDDVVDLYLFEYRRGHAEYAATAMAILARLNGLPSRLATGYVTGLFDEEAAAWVAGPEEVHTWAEVFFPGYGWVPFEPSGYRAPVARLGTDVGAANPVIENPSEIDFSDLLDSLEFEDFEELAPEDEFLLQRLTTQLGAVLPVVIAVGASVAGFALVIPIGLWLRSRLQSSASRTASIYRSMLGLAGRGGYNFSAAKTPLESAIQVADLVESATLDGPWEDAPGLRPPEVIAQHYARSIYGPGGLNPADRHRVETAWTRLRPALYKLVLRRWIKRIGRGSPT; encoded by the coding sequence ATGACCAGCAGTTTCGACCAGTCCGGGCTGCGTCAGCGCGGGATCGACTGGCTGCCGGCCCTGCTGGCGATCGCGGTGGTGCTGGCGCCGGTCTACGCCGTCCACGACGCGCGCTGGGTCGAAAAAACGTTCGTGATGTTCCCGCTGGCGATTCTGGGACTGGCCATCGGGGCGGCGGCCTGCCGGACCCGCGCCCCCGGACCGGTGGTGCTGGCCCTGGGGGTCCTGACCGGCGTTGCGGCAAGCTTCGTGGTCGCGGCCGAGGTTTTTCCGGGACCGACCGAACTCTGGCCGAGCTTCAGCCAGATGAGCGCCGGCACCTGGGAATGGCTGCAAGCGACCGTGGAGGGCGAAACTCCGGGTCCGCAACCGCTGCTGGGGGCGATAACCACCAGCGTCGGTTTCGGATCGGAGCTCTGGCTGCGCTTGCTGGACTGGTTCGAAGCGCTGGTGAACCTGACTCCTTCGGCCGACAACGAGGTGTTCGTCTTCTGGATGGCAACCAGCGCCTGGGGTATGGGTTACTTTGCCGCCTGGGGAATCCTGCGCCGCCGATCGGCCGCGCTGGCGGCCTTGCCGGCCGGGATCACGCTGGCGATCAACACGACGTATCTGGGACCGGTACGGATGCCGTTCGTCGTATTCGTGGTGGCCCTCCTCTTGCTGATGGTCCTGGTAAACATGCGCTCGCTTACGCGACGCTGGGAGGCGAGGCGGACCGAGTACGCCCCCGAGCTGCAGGTGAACATGGCCGCCCTTTCACTGGTCGCGATCGTGCTGGCGGTCGGAATCTCGGTAGTTCTGCCGCGGGCTACCGCCAACCCTTTGGCAACGGCGTTCTGGAATTACCTGGGCGAGGGTTGGAGCGACGTCGAGGCCGCCACGACCCGGCTCTTCTCGGGCGTGTCCAATCCTTCTTCGATCTCGGCGTTTTCGGGCCAGCAGTCGTTCTCAGTGGGCGCCTCGTTGCCCTTCTCGCGCAGCGCCCTGCTGATCGTCCGGTCCACCCGGCCCTACTACTGGCGCGGCTCCACCTACGACCGGTTCCTGGGCGATCGCTGGGAAAACACCGCCAACAAATTGACGACCCTGGCGCCGGACGAACGGATCAGCGAAGTCGTCGAGTCGGCCGCGCGGGTGGCCGTCCAGGCCAATTTCGAAATCTACAACTCAGATTCCTCGATCCTCTACATACCCGGCGATGCGGTCTCGGTCAACCGCCCGTACCTGGTACAGAGTCCCGAGCACGGTGAGCTGACCGAGTTCTCCACAATCCGCGCCACCCGCCGGGTCGGACAACGGCTGGCCTACTCGGCCGAGTCGACCATTTCGGCGGCCACGCCCGATCAGCTGGCCGATTCGCCGAGCGTTTACCCGGGTTGGATCGACCGCTATCTGCAGATTCCGGATGTGAGCCCGCGGGTCCGGGAGCTCGCCAATCGGTTCGGCGCGTCCGGGCAGAACAATTTCGACACCGCCCAGGGCATCGAATTCTTCCTGCGGCGCTATCCGTTCGCGATCGATCTTCCGCCGCCGTCGCTCGGCGACGACGTCGTCGACCTTTACCTGTTCGAATATCGCCGCGGTCACGCCGAGTACGCGGCCACCGCGATGGCGATCCTGGCGCGGCTGAACGGCCTCCCGTCGCGCCTGGCGACCGGTTACGTCACCGGGCTTTTCGACGAGGAGGCCGCCGCCTGGGTGGCGGGGCCCGAAGAAGTCCACACGTGGGCCGAGGTATTTTTCCCCGGGTACGGCTGGGTTCCCTTCGAGCCGTCGGGGTACCGCGCCCCGGTGGCCCGCCTCGGCACCGATGTCGGTGCGGCAAACCCGGTAATTGAAAACCCGTCGGAAATCGACTTTTCGGATCTCCTGGACAGCCTTGAGTTCGAGGACTTTGAAGAGCTGGCGCCGGAGGACGAGTTCCTTTTGCAGCGCCTTACCACCCAGTTGGGCGCGGTCCTTCCGGTCGTGATCGCGGTGGGGGCCAGCGTGGCAGGATTTGCGTTGGTGATTCCGATCGGGCTTTGGCTGCGGTCGCGATTGCAGTCGTCGGCTTCGCGAACCGCCTCCATCTACCGCTCCATGCTCGGACTGGCCGGGCGGGGCGGATATAATTTTTCGGCGGCCAAAACTCCGCTGGAATCTGCCATACAGGTGGCCGATTTGGTCGAATCAGCGACTCTTGACGGCCCCTGGGAAGACGCCCCCGGACTACGCCCGCCAGAAGTTATCGCCCAGCACTACGCAAGGTCGATCTACGGCCCCGGTGGCCTGAACCCGGCGGACAGGCACCGAGTGGAGACAGCCTGGACAAGGCTGCGGCCGGCGCTGTACAAGCTGGTATTGCGCCGGTGGATCAAACGAATTGGACGGGGGTCGCCAACTTGA
- a CDS encoding hypoxanthine phosphoribosyltransferase — translation MGSRGESREPDRAIRARGGLGRTLDRRHCPRAGAAVRPGALKGLSRGYGDRVGVRYSARQIEAAIERLAGQLTADLAELNPVVVVLLKGSFMFAADLVRKLDFPLQLEFLAQKSYFGRQSSGVLEQTLNLTGPVRGRHVLVVDDISDTAYSIDQTVSYLKSLGPASLRTCCLLERIRDDAGFSVDYVGIRAEPGFLIGYGLDLDQEWRNLPFIGLLEEPDGA, via the coding sequence ATCGGTAGTCGAGGAGAAAGTCGTGAACCCGATCGCGCAATTCGAGCGCGGGGCGGCCTGGGCAGAACGCTTGACCGCCGACATTGCCCGCGCGCTGGCGCAGCGGTTCGGCCAGGGGCGCTAAAAGGATTGAGTCGCGGATACGGCGATAGGGTCGGCGTTCGCTACTCGGCCCGGCAGATCGAAGCCGCGATCGAGCGATTGGCCGGTCAGCTGACCGCCGACCTTGCCGAGCTGAACCCGGTAGTGGTTGTGCTTCTCAAGGGCTCATTCATGTTCGCGGCCGACCTGGTCCGAAAACTCGACTTCCCGCTGCAGCTCGAATTCCTGGCCCAGAAAAGCTATTTCGGCCGCCAGTCTTCCGGGGTATTGGAGCAGACCCTGAATCTGACCGGTCCGGTCCGCGGGCGCCACGTTCTGGTGGTCGATGACATTTCGGACACGGCCTATTCCATCGACCAGACGGTCTCGTATCTGAAGTCCCTCGGTCCAGCGTCGCTGCGGACCTGCTGCCTGCTGGAACGCATCCGGGACGACGCGGGATTCAGCGTCGACTACGTCGGGATCCGGGCCGAACCCGGTTTCCTGATCGGGTACGGCCTCGACCTCGACCAGGAGTGGCGCAACCTGCCGTTCATCGGATTGCTGGAGGAGCCGGACGGTGCCTGA
- a CDS encoding alpha/beta hydrolase, giving the protein MPEIRCRGSRYFYTEQNPEGIHKVILLHPFLGSSASWQEALPCFDETFRVLGFDLRGFGNSDKSSTGCTVHALADEIRSAINGAEIQRCSVLASGAGASVAISLAARYPSLVFKLVLFEPNPITLDSEPADKATEELADIDWETDSLSQYLGKHLYPGLPADKLARAAEIATAADRDCAVALSRSLAKTDLYHLLGHITARTLVVIGRELSEDDRFAARLVNAAIRHSYLRTLPGCAGGLLAADPNGASEAALQLLNAWDLVGGQS; this is encoded by the coding sequence GTGCCTGAGATTCGCTGCCGGGGCTCGCGCTACTTCTACACCGAGCAGAACCCCGAAGGGATCCACAAGGTGATCCTGCTGCACCCGTTCCTAGGCAGCTCCGCCAGCTGGCAGGAAGCCCTGCCCTGCTTCGACGAAACGTTCCGAGTCCTTGGATTCGACCTGCGCGGTTTCGGGAATTCGGACAAGTCTTCGACCGGCTGCACCGTCCACGCCCTGGCCGATGAAATCCGCTCCGCGATAAACGGGGCCGAAATCCAGCGCTGCAGCGTGCTTGCATCCGGGGCCGGCGCCTCGGTAGCCATAAGCCTGGCCGCCCGTTACCCATCGCTCGTGTTCAAACTGGTGCTATTCGAACCCAACCCCATCACCCTGGACTCGGAGCCGGCCGACAAAGCGACCGAGGAGCTTGCCGATATCGACTGGGAAACGGACTCGCTGTCCCAGTACCTGGGCAAGCACCTCTATCCCGGCCTTCCCGCCGACAAATTGGCCCGCGCGGCCGAGATCGCAACCGCCGCCGACCGGGACTGCGCGGTGGCATTGAGCCGGTCGCTGGCAAAGACCGATCTGTACCATCTGCTCGGCCACATCACCGCGCGCACGCTCGTCGTCATCGGCCGCGAGTTGTCCGAGGACGACCGGTTCGCAGCCCGCCTGGTGAATGCGGCGATCCGGCACTCATACCTGCGCACGCTGCCCGGCTGCGCCGGCGGGCTGTTGGCCGCCGACCCGAACGGGGCCAGCGAAGCGGCATTGCAACTCCTGAACGCTTGGGACCTGGTGGGAGGTCAATCCTGA
- a CDS encoding DUF2437 domain-containing protein — translation MRILRYRAADGPAWGTLVDGSVHALDGDPYGDCTAGRPVGPLEAVDLLAPCEPRKVICVGLNYAAHAAETGMAAPEFPMFFLKPHTAIANPGDPILLPKISDHVEHECELVVVIGQRARNVSESEALDYVLGYTCGNDVSARDWQGRESQWFRGKGFDSFFPFGPWIETDLDPFDLAIATRVNGEVRQSASTSDLIFDVPYLVADASRTATLLPGDVIATGTPAGVAPIVAGDVVDIEIGGIGVLSNPVRNDR, via the coding sequence ATGCGAATTCTTCGTTACCGCGCCGCAGACGGCCCGGCCTGGGGAACCCTGGTCGACGGGAGCGTGCACGCGCTCGACGGCGACCCCTACGGCGATTGCACGGCCGGAAGGCCGGTTGGCCCGCTGGAGGCGGTGGACCTGCTGGCGCCCTGCGAACCGCGGAAGGTGATCTGCGTGGGCTTGAACTACGCAGCCCACGCCGCCGAAACCGGCATGGCGGCGCCGGAGTTTCCGATGTTCTTCCTAAAGCCGCACACCGCGATCGCCAATCCCGGCGACCCGATCCTTCTGCCGAAGATTTCGGACCACGTGGAGCACGAGTGCGAACTGGTGGTGGTAATCGGCCAGCGGGCGCGCAACGTGTCCGAGTCGGAAGCTCTCGACTACGTCCTCGGCTACACCTGCGGCAACGACGTTTCGGCGCGCGACTGGCAGGGCCGCGAATCGCAGTGGTTCAGGGGCAAGGGATTCGACAGCTTCTTCCCGTTCGGCCCCTGGATCGAAACCGACCTTGACCCGTTCGACCTGGCGATCGCCACCCGGGTGAACGGGGAAGTTAGGCAGTCGGCTTCAACTTCGGACCTGATCTTCGACGTGCCCTACCTGGTGGCCGACGCTTCGCGCACCGCCACGCTGCTGCCGGGCGACGTGATCGCGACCGGCACTCCGGCCGGCGTCGCGCCGATCGTTGCCGGTGACGTGGTGGACATCGAAATCGGCGGGATCGGCGTGCTGTCCAATCCGGTAAGGAACGACCGGTAG
- a CDS encoding four-carbon acid sugar kinase family protein → MDCGLQFAKRGHRTVFSTAAGAGHRSGVLVLSSRSRADDPDSARAKVLDLARGPSRSARRVYKKIDSTMRGNVASELEAMFAVTGAAACVLSPAYPRQGRTVVNGRLLVAGVETVVTELGGRPPRTTAGADIVESIARNSRLRAGGIPLDSVRMEPAELARELENQVAAGNRVIVPDAASDADLANIAAAAALAGLDRLVAGSAGLADHLDPGRAEGIAPLPRPACERVAVIAGSFTAETARQVDVAAGLLGQTPFRPDLGRSGAARRALAEASRQLDRDGVWIAHPGHVGSSIDGSLVTRIIEWIGTVAGALAAGGRTGFVLTGGETAAIAVDHLAVDSITIAGEIQPGIPGAVLSGGTGDGLPIVTKAGGFGDPAALYDGIGWLRSRPA, encoded by the coding sequence ATGGACTGCGGGCTGCAGTTCGCCAAACGCGGTCACCGGACGGTGTTTTCGACCGCGGCGGGGGCCGGCCACCGTTCCGGGGTGCTGGTTCTCTCATCACGTTCGCGCGCCGACGATCCCGATAGCGCGCGGGCCAAGGTTCTTGACCTGGCCCGGGGACCAAGCCGGTCGGCGCGGCGCGTGTACAAGAAGATCGATTCGACCATGCGCGGCAACGTGGCCAGTGAACTGGAGGCCATGTTCGCGGTGACCGGAGCCGCCGCGTGCGTCCTCAGTCCCGCGTACCCCCGGCAGGGCCGGACGGTGGTCAATGGCAGACTGCTGGTCGCCGGCGTGGAAACGGTGGTTACGGAATTGGGGGGCAGGCCGCCGCGGACCACGGCCGGCGCCGACATAGTCGAATCGATTGCCCGTAACAGCCGGTTGCGGGCCGGCGGCATACCGCTTGATTCGGTGCGAATGGAGCCGGCCGAGCTGGCCCGCGAACTTGAAAACCAGGTCGCGGCCGGCAACCGGGTGATCGTGCCGGACGCGGCCAGCGACGCCGATCTCGCCAACATCGCCGCCGCCGCCGCTTTGGCCGGCCTGGACCGCCTGGTGGCCGGTTCCGCCGGTTTGGCCGACCACCTCGACCCGGGTCGCGCCGAGGGAATTGCGCCCCTGCCGCGACCGGCCTGCGAACGCGTGGCGGTGATCGCCGGATCGTTTACCGCCGAGACCGCGCGGCAGGTCGATGTCGCTGCCGGCCTGCTGGGCCAGACGCCGTTTCGGCCCGACCTGGGCCGGTCGGGGGCCGCCCGCCGGGCGCTGGCCGAAGCTAGCCGCCAATTGGACCGCGACGGGGTCTGGATCGCCCATCCCGGGCACGTCGGCTCGTCAATCGACGGGTCGCTGGTGACCCGGATCATCGAATGGATCGGAACGGTGGCGGGCGCGCTGGCGGCGGGCGGCCGGACCGGGTTCGTGCTGACCGGCGGCGAGACTGCGGCGATCGCGGTCGACCACCTGGCCGTCGATTCGATCACGATTGCCGGAGAAATCCAGCCTGGGATCCCGGGAGCGGTCCTTTCCGGGGGCACCGGCGACGGTCTGCCGATCGTCACCAAAGCCGGGGGATTCGGCGACCCCGCCGCGCTGTACGACGGCATCGGCTGGCTGCGCAGCCGGCCGGCCTAG
- the secG gene encoding preprotein translocase subunit SecG — protein sequence MPEKSSLGSRERSFPGAPATVCRSSPKPGDSATPPRCTTASAGCAAGRPRIPAHPSNNRGHLLESVLQIIQILLAVSVVGAVLMQNSSTGLGSAFGQSDSFRATRRGLDLVLYRFTVAAAIAFFLVSALVVRLAV from the coding sequence TTGCCGGAGAAATCCAGCCTGGGATCCCGGGAGCGGTCCTTTCCGGGGGCACCGGCGACGGTCTGCCGATCGTCACCAAAGCCGGGGGATTCGGCGACCCCGCCGCGCTGTACGACGGCATCGGCTGGCTGCGCAGCCGGCCGGCCTAGAATCCCTGCGCACCCGTCAAATAACCGAGGTCACCTCTTGGAATCTGTCCTGCAGATAATCCAGATCCTGCTGGCCGTGTCCGTGGTCGGCGCCGTGTTGATGCAGAACTCCAGCACCGGGCTGGGCTCGGCATTCGGGCAATCGGACAGCTTCCGGGCGACCCGCCGCGGTCTCGACCTGGTCCTGTACCGGTTCACGGTCGCCGCCGCGATAGCCTTTTTCCTCGTCTCCGCGCTGGTGGTCCGACTGGCGGTCTGA
- a CDS encoding aspartate ammonia-lyase — protein sequence MRTEKDPLGELAVDDQALWGIQTERARSNFPISGLAPHPAFVRATVAIKKAAAQVHRQSGRLEPRLADAIVAAADELLEEGRHLDQFVVDVFQAGAGTSHNMNANEVLANRANELLGARRGEYAPVHPNDHVNMAQSTNDVIPTAIALAALEMLPGLDQALKKLADELAARAADWADYVKTGRTHLQDATPVRLGQEFGAYAEAIRRHRPAIAGAAAAAAELSIGGTAVGSGLNAETGYQRAVVAELGEITGLELQPSANLFYSMQSMARFARLSGALRDLAVDLTRIANDFRLLGSGPRTGLDELRLPAVQPGSSIMPGKVNPVMAECLNMICLQVYGNDATITHAAAAGQLELNVMMPVIAFNLCQSIQILASGADVFAERCVAGLEANEEMLAYWLERNTMLATALAPRIGYAKAAEIAKEAVRTGESIPQVARRLTDLSQAELDQALDPTPMTAPGVR from the coding sequence ATGCGAACCGAAAAAGACCCGCTGGGCGAACTGGCGGTTGACGATCAGGCCCTGTGGGGAATTCAGACCGAGCGGGCCCGGTCCAATTTCCCGATTTCCGGCCTGGCGCCGCATCCCGCTTTCGTCCGGGCTACGGTCGCGATCAAGAAAGCCGCCGCGCAGGTGCACCGCCAGAGCGGGCGCCTGGAACCGCGCCTGGCCGACGCGATCGTCGCCGCCGCCGACGAGCTGCTGGAAGAGGGACGGCACCTCGACCAGTTCGTGGTCGACGTCTTCCAGGCCGGGGCGGGAACGTCGCACAACATGAACGCCAACGAGGTGCTGGCCAACCGCGCCAACGAGCTGCTCGGCGCCCGGCGCGGCGAATACGCGCCGGTACACCCAAACGACCACGTCAACATGGCCCAGTCCACCAACGACGTGATTCCCACCGCGATCGCCCTGGCGGCGCTGGAAATGCTGCCCGGTCTGGACCAGGCCCTTAAGAAGCTGGCCGACGAGCTGGCGGCGCGGGCCGCCGATTGGGCCGATTATGTAAAGACCGGACGGACCCACCTGCAGGATGCGACTCCGGTCCGCCTGGGGCAGGAGTTCGGCGCCTACGCCGAAGCGATCCGCCGCCACCGGCCGGCAATCGCCGGGGCGGCCGCGGCGGCGGCCGAACTGAGCATCGGCGGCACCGCGGTAGGCAGCGGTCTGAACGCCGAAACCGGCTACCAGCGCGCGGTCGTTGCCGAACTGGGTGAAATCACCGGCTTGGAGCTGCAACCGTCAGCGAATCTGTTCTATTCAATGCAGTCGATGGCGCGCTTTGCCCGGCTGTCGGGGGCGTTGCGCGACCTGGCGGTAGACCTGACCCGGATCGCCAACGACTTCCGGCTGCTCGGCTCCGGGCCCAGGACCGGACTCGACGAGCTGCGCCTGCCTGCGGTACAGCCCGGATCGTCGATCATGCCGGGCAAGGTCAATCCGGTCATGGCCGAATGCCTGAACATGATCTGCCTGCAGGTCTACGGCAACGACGCGACTATCACGCACGCGGCGGCGGCCGGCCAACTCGAATTGAACGTCATGATGCCGGTGATCGCGTTCAACCTCTGCCAGTCGATCCAGATCCTGGCCAGCGGGGCAGACGTGTTCGCCGAACGCTGCGTCGCCGGCCTCGAAGCCAACGAGGAAATGCTCGCCTACTGGCTCGAGCGCAACACCATGCTCGCAACCGCGCTGGCCCCGCGCATCGGTTATGCCAAGGCGGCCGAAATAGCCAAAGAGGCGGTGCGGACCGGCGAGTCGATACCGCAGGTCGCCCGCCGGCTGACCGACCTGAGCCAGGCGGAACTGGACCAGGCGCTGGACCCGACGCCGATGACGGCTCCCGGGGTGCGCTAA
- a CDS encoding carbohydrate kinase family protein — MLVPASGRPALCVGSLVCDISITGLDRFPIAEAEFSARSDVWHREPARLIAAGTAGNAALACAAIGGSTRLAGPVGVDLLGQTLRSAFADGDVELAPTGNKSTGTHVIANSTEGLRQAFFFPGEHIELDAVPRAWARGQVLFSGLNLSVTRPITPGVIELAVIAHDHGGLVALDIGQAGDDMLNFNELAELERAVDVLIGSRYEWGLVLGERPEMRMHRLRGIFPGHVIVKHGAEGLDLYSPGRRDPQRIAAAPVKERNPIGAGDAFAGGLLAAVNAGRPLEEACRWGSAAGAAAVESTGGPAAIEFERVRQLYALV; from the coding sequence GTGCTGGTACCCGCCAGCGGAAGGCCGGCCCTGTGCGTCGGCTCGCTGGTCTGTGACATTTCGATTACCGGTCTGGACCGGTTTCCGATCGCCGAAGCCGAGTTTTCGGCCCGTTCGGACGTCTGGCACCGGGAACCGGCCCGGCTGATCGCCGCCGGGACCGCCGGCAACGCCGCGCTGGCCTGCGCCGCGATCGGCGGCTCCACCCGGCTGGCCGGCCCGGTCGGGGTCGACCTGCTGGGACAAACATTGCGGTCGGCGTTTGCGGACGGGGACGTGGAACTCGCCCCTACCGGCAACAAGTCCACCGGCACCCACGTGATCGCAAACTCCACCGAAGGACTGCGGCAGGCCTTTTTCTTTCCCGGCGAGCACATCGAACTCGATGCGGTCCCGCGCGCCTGGGCCCGCGGCCAGGTCCTGTTTTCGGGACTCAATCTATCGGTCACGCGCCCGATAACCCCCGGCGTGATCGAACTGGCCGTCATCGCCCACGACCACGGAGGGCTCGTCGCGCTCGACATCGGCCAGGCCGGCGACGACATGCTCAACTTCAACGAGCTGGCCGAACTCGAACGGGCCGTCGACGTGCTGATCGGTTCCCGCTACGAATGGGGCCTGGTCCTCGGCGAGCGGCCGGAAATGCGCATGCACCGCCTTCGCGGAATCTTCCCCGGCCACGTAATCGTCAAGCACGGCGCCGAAGGGCTCGACCTGTACAGCCCCGGCCGCCGCGACCCGCAGCGTATCGCGGCGGCGCCGGTAAAGGAACGCAACCCGATCGGCGCCGGGGACGCTTTCGCGGGCGGCCTGCTGGCTGCAGTCAACGCCGGGCGGCCGCTCGAAGAAGCCTGCCGCTGGGGATCGGCGGCCGGTGCGGCCGCGGTGGAGTCGACCGGCGGACCGGCCGCGATCGAATTCGAACGGGTGCGCCAGCTGTACGCCCTCGTCTAG
- a CDS encoding sugar phosphate isomerase/epimerase has protein sequence MLLGFRFPRRWFPYRHRPGQAMPTQIMREVFGWAAAAGFSGCELSTAHQDFPGFSDGQLDTVAGLLADAGLKAAAYNPGGFRLHGDGGDPAARTRELVGSARIAGRLGAPTINLTLPGPGTGGGPSAVPSEYLVGARHPLGSGRGRPPSEAAALALSLGELADACADSGIDVSLEIHQNSYIEDSDAALSLLGRIDRPNVGLNPDLGNILWARAIPYESHEEAIERLAPHAIYVHMKNLRRVFVAGLDRAAFVRTSLLERGDIDWRWALSVLNAAGFRGFLTFEGDYAEGWDFRRAMERNAEYVSGLVADLE, from the coding sequence ATGCTTCTCGGATTCAGGTTTCCCCGGCGCTGGTTTCCGTACCGGCACCGGCCGGGCCAGGCGATGCCGACGCAGATCATGCGGGAGGTTTTTGGCTGGGCGGCGGCGGCCGGATTTTCAGGTTGCGAACTCTCGACCGCCCATCAGGACTTTCCCGGGTTTTCCGACGGCCAACTGGATACCGTGGCCGGTCTATTGGCCGACGCCGGGCTCAAGGCCGCGGCCTACAACCCGGGCGGATTTCGCCTTCACGGGGACGGGGGCGATCCCGCGGCCCGGACGAGGGAGTTGGTCGGGTCGGCCCGGATCGCGGGCCGGTTGGGAGCGCCAACGATCAACTTGACCCTGCCCGGTCCGGGAACCGGCGGCGGTCCGTCCGCCGTCCCGTCCGAGTACCTGGTGGGAGCGCGGCATCCGCTGGGCAGCGGGCGGGGCCGTCCGCCGTCAGAAGCGGCCGCGCTGGCCCTGTCCCTGGGCGAACTGGCCGATGCCTGCGCCGATAGCGGGATCGACGTATCGCTCGAAATACACCAGAACTCCTACATCGAGGACTCGGATGCGGCGCTGTCCCTGCTGGGGCGAATCGACCGTCCCAACGTGGGCCTGAATCCCGACTTGGGAAACATCCTCTGGGCGCGGGCGATTCCTTACGAGAGCCACGAAGAGGCGATCGAGCGTCTGGCCCCGCACGCGATTTACGTGCACATGAAGAACCTGCGGCGGGTTTTCGTGGCCGGGCTCGACCGGGCCGCGTTCGTTAGGACCTCGCTGCTGGAGCGAGGTGACATCGACTGGCGCTGGGCTCTAAGCGTGCTCAACGCCGCCGGGTTCCGAGGGTTCCTGACGTTCGAGGGCGACTACGCCGAAGGCTGGGATTTTCGGCGGGCGATGGAGCGCAATGCCGAATACGTGAGCGGACTGGTCGCCGATCTCGAGTAG